A stretch of Myxococcus hansupus DNA encodes these proteins:
- a CDS encoding zinc ribbon domain-containing protein codes for MPQTLCPNCGHSPIARGATACPRCREPFDHLQSHKKVGRMRLDRPMVEADDDATVFGGDLVTSAVSAHPGPAAGVLLASAAAWFVRAAGLVGTLEDPQWTYGLVGLDAVLALVLVLNRGPAKGLAQVGVVAQLLATAWLAREAPLAPVHLAYVILGVLALTMVVGEPGPTRRYLGLGLGLGAAVASAGLLALPMAGGSGAGARQSLVGNELGYRLELPAGWGRMTREQLAPHLVLPASTLHGGAVGFGDAAQGRYGLLWVERGAGKGAGCKGLLQALRGTLGEALSLPAPPALGAKATVNMLTTQGGAQGTLGCGVLADGRLVGLAVVAPPSVGVVDEAAFSAVGAGLALQ; via the coding sequence ATGCCCCAGACTCTTTGCCCGAACTGCGGCCACAGTCCTATTGCGCGCGGCGCCACCGCGTGTCCCCGGTGCCGTGAGCCGTTCGACCATCTCCAATCCCACAAGAAGGTGGGCCGGATGCGGCTGGACCGGCCCATGGTGGAGGCGGACGACGACGCGACGGTGTTCGGTGGCGACCTGGTCACCAGCGCGGTGTCCGCCCATCCGGGCCCGGCGGCGGGCGTGCTCCTGGCCAGCGCGGCGGCGTGGTTCGTCCGCGCGGCGGGCCTGGTGGGCACGCTGGAGGACCCGCAGTGGACGTACGGCCTGGTGGGGCTCGACGCGGTGCTCGCGCTGGTGCTGGTGCTCAACCGGGGCCCCGCCAAGGGCCTGGCGCAGGTGGGCGTGGTGGCGCAGCTCCTGGCCACGGCGTGGCTGGCGCGGGAAGCGCCGCTGGCGCCTGTTCATCTGGCGTACGTCATCCTCGGGGTGCTGGCGCTGACCATGGTGGTGGGCGAGCCGGGGCCCACGCGGCGCTACCTGGGCCTGGGGTTGGGGCTGGGCGCGGCGGTGGCGTCGGCCGGACTGTTGGCGCTGCCCATGGCCGGTGGCTCGGGGGCGGGGGCGCGGCAGTCGCTGGTGGGCAACGAGCTGGGCTACCGCCTGGAGCTGCCCGCGGGCTGGGGGCGGATGACGCGTGAGCAGCTCGCGCCGCACCTGGTGCTGCCCGCGTCCACGTTGCATGGCGGCGCCGTGGGCTTCGGCGACGCGGCGCAGGGGCGCTATGGCCTGCTGTGGGTGGAGCGTGGCGCGGGCAAGGGGGCGGGGTGCAAGGGCCTGCTCCAGGCGCTGCGTGGCACCCTGGGTGAGGCCCTCTCCCTGCCGGCGCCTCCGGCCCTGGGGGCCAAGGCCACCGTCAACATGTTGACGACGCAGGGAGGCGCGCAGGGCACGCTGGGCTGCGGGGTGTTGGCGGACGGGCGGCTCGTGGGGCTGGCGGTGGTGGCGCCTCCGTCGGTGGGGGTGGTGGACGAAGCGGCCTTCTCGGCGGTGGGCGCGGGACTCGCGTTGCAGTAA
- a CDS encoding Maf family protein, whose protein sequence is MSELILASTSSARRALMDGLGLPYRAEAPGVDEVVSPHLSAEDAVRELASRKARAVHQRHPEAWVLGADQLVEVAGEILSKPQDRNAAREQLGKLLGHTHAIHTGVCLVGPDGQVHEAVETARLGFYALSAEELERYLDLDEWVGCCGSYRVESAGQALLERLEGDRSNVQGLPMVTVVRLLRSAGFRFFERR, encoded by the coding sequence ATCCACGTCGAGCGCCCGGCGTGCCCTGATGGACGGCCTGGGCCTGCCCTACCGCGCGGAGGCCCCCGGCGTGGACGAGGTGGTGTCCCCTCACCTGTCGGCGGAGGACGCCGTGCGGGAGCTGGCCTCGCGCAAGGCCCGCGCGGTGCACCAGCGGCACCCGGAGGCGTGGGTGCTGGGCGCGGACCAGCTCGTCGAGGTGGCGGGGGAGATTCTCTCCAAGCCCCAGGACCGGAACGCTGCGCGCGAGCAGCTCGGCAAGCTGCTGGGACACACGCACGCCATCCACACCGGGGTGTGCCTGGTGGGCCCCGATGGGCAGGTACACGAGGCGGTGGAGACGGCGCGGCTTGGCTTCTACGCACTGAGCGCGGAGGAGCTGGAGCGGTACCTGGACTTGGATGAGTGGGTGGGTTGCTGCGGCAGCTACCGCGTGGAGAGCGCCGGCCAGGCATTGCTGGAGCGGCTCGAGGGCGACCGCTCCAACGTGCAAGGCCTGCCGATGGTGACGGTGGTGCGGCTGCTGCGGAGCGCGGGCTTCCGCTTCTTCGAGCGCCGCTGA